One Setaria viridis chromosome 7, Setaria_viridis_v4.0, whole genome shotgun sequence genomic region harbors:
- the LOC117864400 gene encoding uncharacterized protein has protein sequence MAIFSSAHLALRRSLAAAPRAASLGEGLRQASDGYVTRRLLHGQLLPRCFTSDAFGPNKNFPPSGRDFAAEWKPHQNLNEFNFVRQNLRSNTQVNFNNADNGGTMSKTAGGEKPSNLGGRFQFPASRMFSEREQYSQKKRDFIHVLLKKNKTFVTVTDASGNKKTGASAGCLEDRKGRSRLSRYAAEATAEHVGRSARKMGLRSVVMKVKGISFFKKKKKVILGFREGFRGERVRDQSPIMYIHDVTQLPHNGCRLPKQRRV, from the exons ATGGCCATCTTCTCATCCGcccacctcgccctccgccggtCGCTAGCGGCGGCGCCACGAGCTGCATCTCTTGGGGAGGGCCTTCGGCAAGCCTCAGATGGATATGTCACCCGAAGGCTGCTCCACGGCCAGCTCCTCCCGCGCTGCTTCACCTCGGATGCATTTGGACCGAACAAG AATTTCCCGCCTTCTGGGCGTGACTTTGCTGCAGAATGGAAGCCACATCAGAATTTGAACGAATTCAATTTTGTGCGTCAGAATCTACGTTCTAATACACAGGTCAACTTCAATAATGCAGATAATGGTGGGACAAT GTCGAAGACAGCTGGTGGAGAGAAACCTTCCAACCTTGGGGGGCGCTTTCAATTTCCTGCTTCACGTATGTTTAGTGAACGTGAACAATATTCACAGAAGAAGAGAGATTTTATCCATGTCTTACTGAAGAAAAATAAGACCTTTGTGACGGTGACAGATGCTAGTGGCAATAAAAAGACTGGAGCCTCTGCTGGTTGTTTGGAGGACAGAAAAGGGCGGTCTCGTCTCTCTCGATATGCTGCTGAAGCAACCGCCGAACATGTCGGGCGGTCTGCCAGGAAGATGGGTTTAAGGTCCGTTGTCATGAAAGTGAAAggaatttcttttttcaagaagaagaagaaggtgatctTGGGCTTTAGGGAAGGCTTCCGAGGGGAAAGAGTTAGAGATCAATCTCCTATCATGTACATCCACGATGTCACCCAACTTCCACATAATGGCTGCCGACTCCCAAAACAACGCCGGGTTTAG
- the LOC117865254 gene encoding arogenate dehydratase/prephenate dehydratase 6, chloroplastic — translation MAAASMIRAPVGQNPRLACHAQGRGGGVVRCSLQGAVVGGRTEWQSSCAVLSSKVAALGAHSINVHAAPAAAPAPTQNGAAVLDLVPVSSINGGAASKNLPQPLRISDLSPAPMHGSQLRVAYQGVPGAYSEKAAGKAYPGSDAIPCDQFEVAFQAVELWIADRAVLPVENSLGGSIHRNYDLLLRHRLHIVGEVQLPVHHCLLALPGVRKERLTRVISHPQALAQCEHTLTAMGLNVVREAFDDTAGAAEYVAANGLRDTAAIASSRAAELYGMEVLADGIQDDSGNVTRFVMLAREPIVPRTDRPFKTSIVFAHDKEGTSVLFKVLSAFAFRDISLTKIESRPHRHRPIRLVDDANVGTAKHFEYMFYVDFQASLAEPRAQNALAEVQEYTSFLRVLGSYPMDMTPMTAGSSTISSSDSSPSS, via the coding sequence ATGGCTGCAGCGAGTATGATCAGGGCGCCGGTCGGTCAGAATCCGAGGCTCGCGTGCCACGCccaggggaggggcggcggcgtggtccgGTGCTCGTTGCAGGGCGCGGTCGTCGGCGGCCGGACAGAGTGGCAGAGCAGCTGCGCGGTGCTGTCCAGCAAAGTGGCCGCGCTCGGCGCGCACTCCATCAACGTCCAcgccgcgcccgcggcggccccCGCGCCGACGCAGAACGGGGCGGCGGTGCTGGACCTGGTCCCCGTGAGCAGCAtcaacggcggcgccgccagcaAGAACCTGCCGCAGCCGCTGCGCATCTCGGACCTGTCCCCGGCGCCGATGCATGGGTCGCAGCTTCGCGTGGCGTACCAGGGCGTGCCGGGCGCGTACAGCGAGAAGGCGGCCGGGAAGGCGTACCCGGGCAGCGACGCCATCCCCTGCGACCAGTTCGAGGTGGCGTTCCAGGCCGTGGAGCTCTGGATCGCGGACCGCGCCGTGCTCCCCGTGGAGAACTCCCTGGGCGGCAGCATCCACCGCAACTACGACCTGCTGCTCCGGCACCGGCTCCACATCGTGGGCGAGGTGCAGCTCCCCGTGCACCACTGCCTGCTGGCGCTCCCGGGGGTGCGCAAGGAGCGCCTCACCCGCGTCATCAGCCACCCGCAGGCGCTGGCGCAGTGCGAGCACACGCTCACCGCCATGGGCCTCAACGTCGTCCGCGAGGCCTTCGACGacacggccggcgccgccgagtaCGTCGCCGCCAACGGCCTCCGCGACACCGCCGCCATCgcgtcctcccgcgccgccgagcTGTACGGGATGGAGGTGCTGGCCGACGGCATCCAGGACGACTCCGGCAACGTCACCCGCTTCGTGATGCTGGCCAGGGAGCCCATCGTGCCGCGCACCGACCGCCCCTTCAAGACCAGCATCGTCTTCGCGCACGACAAGGAAGGAACCTCCGTCCTCTTCAAGGTGCTCTCGGCCTTCGCCTTCCGCGACATCTCCCTCACCAAGATCGAGAGCCGGCCGCACCGGCACCGGCCCATCCGCCTCGTCGACGACGCCAACGTCGGCACCGCCAAGCACTTCGAGTACATGTTCTACGTCGACTTCCAGGCGTCCCTCGCCGAGCCCCGCGCGCAGAACGCGCTGGCCGAGGTGCAGGAGTACACCTCCTTCCTCCGGGTGCTCGGGAGCTACCCCATGGACATGACCCCCATGACCGCCGGATCCTCCACCATTTCCTCATCCGATTCCTCGCCGTCATCCTGA